Genomic DNA from Nonomuraea rubra:
GAGCGGGCGGTGTTCGTGCTGCGCGAGGTGTTCGGGTACGGCTACCCGGACGTGGCGCGCATCACCGGCAAGACGGAGGTGAACTGCCGGCAGATCTTCGCCCGCGCCAGGCAGCGCGTCACCGCCGGCGGGCGGGCGGACACCGGCCCGCCGCCCCCGGCGCGGCGGGCCCGCGGTGAGGAGCTGGCCCGCAGGTTCTTCGACGCGGCCGCGGGCGGGGACCTGGACGCGCTGCTCGGCATGCTCGCGCCCGACGTCGTCCTGCACGGGGACGGCGGGGGCAAGGCGCAGGCGATCGCGAGGCCGGCGACCGGCGCGGATCGCGTCGCGAAGCTGCTCGTCGCCGGGCTCCGCCGCGTCGGCCGGCTCGGCGTCTCCTACCGGCCGGCCATGGTCAACGGCCGGCCGGGCGCCGTCATGTACGACGCGGAGGGCCGCGTGGCCGGTGTGGTCGGGCTCGACCTCGACGGCGGCGTCATCAGGGCGATCCACTCGGTGGTCAACCCCGACAAGCTCCGCCATCTCGGCCCGGTGTCCGAGGTGGCCCTCCTGCCGCAGCGCTGACCCGGCGCGAGCCCACGGTTCGGATCGGGCGCCTGCCGGAGAGCCGGCCCGGCGCGGGGGCGCGGCTCCGACCCGCGCGCCTGACGGTGAGCCGGTCAGTGCCGGGGCGGTGGCTCAGGTCGGGACGTCCATGCGCTGCGTGCCGACGACCGACAGCAGGCGCAGCGCCTGCTCGGACGGCGAGCCGGGTGCGGCGGTGTAGATGACGACCTGCTGGTCCCGGTCGGTGATGTCGAGCACGTCGCAGTTGACGGTGACGGGGCCGACCAGCGGATGCTGGAAGGTCTTGGTCATGACGGGCTCCGTGGCCACGTCGTGCGAGTCCCACAGCCGGGCGAACTCCGCGCTGCCCTCGTGCAGCTCGCGCACCAGCGCGGCCACCTCGGGATCGCCGGGGTAGCGGGCGGCGGTGGCGCGCAGGCGGCCGGTCGACATGCGGGCGAACTCCTCGACGTCCGACACCCCGTACAACCGCCGTCCCTGCGGGTGCGGCCCGAGGAAGGCCCGGCGCACCAGGTTCCGCTCGCGCCGCGGCAGGGCGGAGAAGTCCTCCATCAGCGCCGCCGCCAGGTCGTTCCAGGCGATCACCTCGATCGTCGCGGACGTCACGATCGCGGCGGCCTGCGGCAGCCGCCGCAGCAGGTCGAGGATGCTCTGGCGGACCTCGCGCGAGGGCCCGGGCGCCGGGGCCGGCGGCGCGCCGGCCAGGTGGTGGAGGTGGTCGCGCTCGGCGTCCGACAGGCGGAGGGCCCGGGCCAGCCCGGCCAGCACCTCGTGCGACGGGCGCGGCCCGCGGGCCTGCTCCAGCCGCGTGTAGTACTCGGTCGAGATGTAGGCCAGCTGCGCCGCCTCCTCGCGGCGCAACCCCGGCGTACGGCGGCGCGGCCCGGCAGGCAGCCCCACGTCGGCGGGGGTGATCCGCTCGCGCCTGCTGCGCAGGAAGGCCGCCAGTTCTCGTCTGTCCATACCCCCAGCCTGCCCCGAGTCCGGGCATGCCAGGCATGTACTGCTGATACCTGGATGAGCCGCGGGCGCTGCCGCAGGCTCGTATCCATGCACACCATCGATGACATCTCCACGGGCCTGCTGGCCGGCAAGGTCGCCTTCATCACCGGCGCGGGGCGCGGCATCGGCGCCGCCGCGGCGCGGCTGTTCGCCGCGGAAGGCGCCAGGGTGCTGCTCGCGGCCCGTACGGAGGAGCAGCTCAAGACGGTGACCGAGGAGGTGCGGGCGGCGGGCGGCACCGCTGACTACACGGTGTGCGACCTGGCCGACGCCGGGTCCGTGCGCGCCGCCGTCGATCGGGTCGTGGACCTGTACGGCCGCCTCGACGTCGCCTTCAACAACGGCGCGACCATCACGCCGCCCGGCCCGGTCGACGAGGTGGCCGAGGCCGACTTCGACCACCTCTACACCGTCAACCTGAAGGGCCCGTGGCTGGCCATGACCGCCGAGGTCGCCGCCATCCGGGCCACCGCCGGCACGGGCGCCATCGTCAACAACTCCAGCGTCGGCAGCCTGATGGGCAACCCCGAGCTGCCCGCCTACGGGGCGATGAAGCGGGCCGTCAACAGCCTCACGGAGTCGGCCGCCGTCACGTACGGGCCGGAGGGGATCCGCGTCAACGCGATCGCCCCTGGCGGCACGATGACCGAGATGATCCGTACGTGGGAGCGGCACTCGCCCGGCCTCGTCGAGCGGCTCAGGCCGCGCATCCCGCTGGGCCGCACCGCCGACCCTGAGGAGATCGCGCAGGCCGCCGCGTGGCTGCTCAGCGACCGCGCCTCGTACGTGACCGGCACCGTGCTCAGGGTGGACGGCGGCGCCCGCGCCTGACCCGCCACCCCGCACTGCAAAAATGCGGATATGTCCGATGCCGAGCAGTACCCCCTGGAGCCGGGCCCCGCCGAGACGCGCGAGATGGGGGAGGCCGTGCTGGCCCTGGTCCAGCGTTTCCTGGACGAGTTGCCCGACCTGCCCGCCTTCGACCTCGACGGCGCCGCCTCCCTGGCCGCGGCGCTGCGCGAGCCGGCGCCCGAGCACGGCAGCCCGCTGCCCGGCCTGCTGTCCACGGTGCACGCCGCCGCCCGCAGCGGCGCCATCAGCGCGGGGCCCGGCTATCTCGCGTACGTGCCGGGCGGCGGCCTGTACGCGGCCGCGCTCGCCGACTTCCTGGCCGCCGCGCTGAACAAGTACGTCACCGTGTGGCAGCTCGCCCCC
This window encodes:
- a CDS encoding helix-turn-helix transcriptional regulator gives rise to the protein MDRRELAAFLRSRRERITPADVGLPAGPRRRTPGLRREEAAQLAYISTEYYTRLEQARGPRPSHEVLAGLARALRLSDAERDHLHHLAGAPPAPAPGPSREVRQSILDLLRRLPQAAAIVTSATIEVIAWNDLAAALMEDFSALPRRERNLVRRAFLGPHPQGRRLYGVSDVEEFARMSTGRLRATAARYPGDPEVAALVRELHEGSAEFARLWDSHDVATEPVMTKTFQHPLVGPVTVNCDVLDITDRDQQVVIYTAAPGSPSEQALRLLSVVGTQRMDVPT
- a CDS encoding RNA polymerase sigma-70 factor, producing the protein MSRRAEEWELVSGAADETGANAYRPLLFSIAYGMTGSVGDAEDLVQDAFLGLARARRAGTVIADRKAYLTTAVTRLGIDHLRSARVRRETYVGDWLPEPVVSAGSGGPGPAEHAELADSLSMAFLVLLESLSPVERAVFVLREVFGYGYPDVARITGKTEVNCRQIFARARQRVTAGGRADTGPPPPARRARGEELARRFFDAAAGGDLDALLGMLAPDVVLHGDGGGKAQAIARPATGADRVAKLLVAGLRRVGRLGVSYRPAMVNGRPGAVMYDAEGRVAGVVGLDLDGGVIRAIHSVVNPDKLRHLGPVSEVALLPQR
- a CDS encoding SDR family NAD(P)-dependent oxidoreductase; this encodes MHTIDDISTGLLAGKVAFITGAGRGIGAAAARLFAAEGARVLLAARTEEQLKTVTEEVRAAGGTADYTVCDLADAGSVRAAVDRVVDLYGRLDVAFNNGATITPPGPVDEVAEADFDHLYTVNLKGPWLAMTAEVAAIRATAGTGAIVNNSSVGSLMGNPELPAYGAMKRAVNSLTESAAVTYGPEGIRVNAIAPGGTMTEMIRTWERHSPGLVERLRPRIPLGRTADPEEIAQAAAWLLSDRASYVTGTVLRVDGGARA